A genomic segment from Nodosilinea sp. FACHB-141 encodes:
- a CDS encoding tyrosine-type recombinase/integrase, whose translation MGIAMFTAADFELRSVELPEARKVDRRGQARNLTPEHLGAIFAELPSDKWRAVFAIAYFTGSRITEVLSLDVGDIGPDRISFRRENTKTKKPRVAMVVDALRPFLTAYRAPQSSYLFPAHHNGQDGHLSRQAADKVLRDACELAALDGVSTHSFRRSFATELYRQGYSLAKIARLLGHSSASMTARYVD comes from the coding sequence ATGGGAATAGCCATGTTCACAGCGGCAGATTTTGAGCTTAGGTCGGTGGAGCTGCCCGAGGCCCGCAAAGTGGATCGGCGCGGGCAGGCGCGAAACCTGACTCCTGAACACCTAGGGGCTATCTTTGCGGAGCTACCCAGCGACAAGTGGCGGGCAGTGTTTGCGATCGCCTACTTCACCGGCTCCAGAATTACTGAAGTGCTGAGCCTGGATGTGGGTGATATTGGCCCTGACCGGATCAGTTTCCGGCGCGAGAACACCAAGACTAAAAAGCCCCGGGTGGCGATGGTCGTGGATGCGCTACGGCCATTTCTAACGGCTTATCGTGCTCCCCAGTCGAGCTACCTGTTTCCGGCCCACCACAATGGCCAAGACGGTCACCTCAGCCGGCAGGCGGCGGATAAGGTGCTGCGCGATGCCTGCGAACTGGCAGCCCTTGATGGGGTGAGTACCCACAGTTTCCGCCGTAGCTTTGCAACAGAGCTTTATCGCCAGGGCTACAGCTTGGCCAAGATTGCGCGGCTGCTGGGTCACAGCTCAGCGTCAATGACGGCGCGGTATGTCGACTAA
- a CDS encoding mechanosensitive ion channel family protein encodes MSEEMSTLLDRMQAMVNGIIILLPNVVLALIVFASFFFVARAIKKIVRNLTRNRRQARNLGMVLGRLAQGTTILVGLFIALTIVIPSLKASDLVQLLGISGVAIGFAFRDILQNFLAGILILLTEPFQIDDQIVFKDFEGTVENIETRATTIRTYDGRRIVIPNSELFTNSVTVNTAFENRRLECDIGIGYGDDIDEARRLILEAIYETDGVLKTPTPDAILVELAGSSVNIRARWWVQPPRRADVLDLQDRVLTNIKNKLTANGIDLPFPTQQILFHDQTEATDGDRTGQREGWPAGKGQVPQPRSISRSLNRLAELKVQGNGSGRTKPAPPAEE; translated from the coding sequence ATGAGTGAAGAAATGTCAACTCTCCTAGACAGGATGCAGGCAATGGTGAATGGCATCATCATTTTGTTGCCAAACGTGGTGCTGGCATTGATTGTCTTTGCGAGCTTTTTCTTCGTTGCTAGAGCGATCAAGAAAATAGTTAGAAACTTAACGCGCAATCGCCGTCAAGCTCGCAATTTGGGAATGGTGCTGGGACGGTTGGCACAAGGCACAACTATTTTAGTGGGCTTGTTCATTGCGCTGACTATCGTGATTCCATCGCTTAAAGCCAGTGACTTAGTGCAGCTACTTGGAATCAGTGGTGTCGCGATCGGCTTTGCGTTTCGAGATATTTTGCAAAACTTTCTAGCGGGTATTTTAATACTGCTAACTGAACCCTTTCAAATCGACGACCAAATCGTGTTTAAGGATTTTGAAGGTACTGTAGAGAATATTGAAACCCGAGCAACGACCATTAGAACTTATGACGGACGGCGGATTGTAATCCCAAATTCTGAGTTGTTCACAAATTCTGTCACAGTCAATACTGCGTTTGAAAATCGCCGCCTAGAGTGCGATATTGGCATTGGTTACGGTGATGACATTGACGAAGCACGACGGCTCATTCTAGAAGCAATATATGAAACAGACGGGGTATTAAAAACTCCTACTCCTGATGCAATTTTGGTTGAATTAGCAGGCAGCAGTGTTAATATTCGCGCTCGCTGGTGGGTGCAACCCCCTCGTCGTGCAGATGTGCTAGACCTACAAGATCGAGTGTTGACCAACATTAAAAATAAGCTAACAGCAAATGGTATTGATTTGCCCTTCCCGACACAGCAAATCCTATTTCATGACCAGACTGAAGCAACGGATGGTGATCGAACTGGTCAACGCGAAGGCTGGCCCGCCGGGAAAGGTCAAGTGCCACAGCCACGTAGCATTAGTAGATCGCTCAATCGCCTTGCCGAGCTCAAGGTTCAGGGAAATGGGTCAGGCCGCAC
- a CDS encoding YhcG family protein, which translates to MPQSPALFPEDENYFALLNGLKQRIRGAQLKAAQAVNQELIMLYWHIGQEIVKRQLTQGWGSKVIERLAKDLKKEFPDVSGFSTRNLKYMRSFAEAYPDETLVQRSVAQLPWRHNIALLSKLKSPEMRVWYAQKAINHGWSSDILAMQIDSNLYGRQGGAITNFERTLPPEKSDLSRQLLKDPYNFDFLTLGEDAQERDLERGLLGHIRAFLMELGVGFAFLGSQYPIVVDDKEYRIDLLFYHVRLHCYIVIDLKMREFEPAFSGQMNFYVSAVNHTLRVEGDHPTIGIILCKSKSKTVVEYALDTVQNPIGVSTYVVRDELPLALQDSLPTAEQLEMELEAAVKELGDDQPDEP; encoded by the coding sequence ATGCCTCAATCCCCTGCCCTATTTCCCGAAGACGAAAACTACTTTGCTCTGCTTAATGGCTTAAAGCAACGCATCCGTGGAGCGCAACTCAAAGCTGCCCAAGCTGTCAACCAGGAACTAATCATGCTCTATTGGCATATAGGCCAAGAGATTGTGAAGCGCCAGCTGACGCAGGGTTGGGGCAGCAAAGTTATTGAGCGCTTAGCCAAAGATTTGAAAAAAGAATTTCCGGATGTATCGGGGTTCTCGACGCGGAACCTGAAATACATGCGGTCATTTGCCGAGGCATACCCCGATGAAACATTAGTGCAACGCAGCGTTGCACAATTACCCTGGCGACATAACATCGCATTGCTCTCCAAGCTGAAGAGCCCAGAAATGCGCGTCTGGTATGCCCAAAAGGCTATCAATCATGGGTGGAGTAGCGACATTCTAGCAATGCAGATAGACAGCAATCTGTATGGGCGTCAGGGCGGCGCAATAACGAACTTTGAGCGAACATTACCCCCTGAAAAGTCTGATTTAAGCCGCCAATTGCTGAAAGATCCTTATAATTTTGATTTTTTGACGCTTGGGGAAGATGCACAGGAACGGGATCTAGAACGGGGCCTGTTAGGCCATATCCGGGCATTCCTGATGGAATTAGGCGTCGGCTTTGCTTTCCTTGGAAGCCAGTATCCGATTGTCGTGGATGACAAAGAGTATCGGATAGACCTGCTCTTCTACCATGTTCGCCTGCATTGCTATATCGTTATTGACCTTAAGATGAGGGAGTTTGAACCTGCTTTCTCAGGCCAGATGAATTTCTATGTTTCGGCGGTTAACCACACGCTACGGGTCGAGGGGGATCATCCGACCATTGGCATTATTCTCTGTAAATCAAAAAGCAAAACCGTCGTTGAGTATGCCCTTGATACTGTACAGAATCCGATCGGCGTCTCAACGTATGTGGTGCGTGACGAACTCCCGCTAGCTCTGCAAGACAGTCTACCGACTGCTGAACAGCTGGAAATGGAGTTGGAAGCCGCTGTGAAAGAGCTAGGAGACGATCAGCCGGATGAGCCGTGA
- a CDS encoding potassium channel family protein yields MQPLERAEKQAIEHEQQQILQQLEDWLEMPMLVLSFAWLGLFVVELIWGLAPLLDAISILIWGAFILEFILRLSLAPRKAVYLKTNWISAIALLLPALRVLRFMRVMRILQTTRAVRGLRLLRVMTRTNRSMRSLSATFVRRGFGYVVMMTAIITLVGAAGMYAFEQDAPDLPGFDSYGTALWWTAMLMTTMGSDYFPKTVEGRILCFLLALYAFAVFGYVTATLATFFIGQDADDDEAEIVGAKSIDALRDEITALRTEIQSLRQEN; encoded by the coding sequence ATGCAACCCTTGGAGCGAGCCGAAAAGCAAGCAATAGAACACGAGCAACAGCAAATCTTGCAGCAACTTGAAGATTGGCTGGAAATGCCAATGCTCGTGTTGAGTTTTGCTTGGCTCGGTCTATTTGTGGTGGAACTGATTTGGGGACTAGCTCCTCTTTTAGATGCAATTAGCATCCTCATTTGGGGCGCGTTTATTCTGGAATTTATTCTTAGACTATCGCTTGCCCCCCGCAAGGCTGTTTATCTTAAAACAAATTGGATTTCAGCTATTGCATTACTTTTACCCGCCTTGCGCGTGTTGCGGTTTATGCGTGTGATGCGAATCTTACAAACCACGCGAGCAGTTCGAGGCTTGCGGCTGTTACGTGTGATGACTCGCACCAATCGCAGTATGCGATCACTCTCAGCCACCTTTGTGCGGCGTGGCTTTGGCTATGTGGTGATGATGACAGCAATTATCACACTGGTTGGAGCTGCGGGAATGTATGCGTTTGAGCAAGATGCTCCAGATTTGCCGGGATTTGATAGCTACGGCACTGCGCTTTGGTGGACAGCAATGCTGATGACCACAATGGGCTCAGACTACTTTCCCAAAACGGTAGAAGGTCGCATCCTCTGCTTTCTGCTGGCGCTGTATGCATTTGCCGTATTCGGTTATGTGACAGCAACGTTAGCCACATTCTTTATCGGACAAGATGCTGACGATGACGAAGCAGAGATTGTCGGAGCAAAATCGATCGACGCCCTAAGAGACGAAATTACAGCCCTGCGAACTGAGATTCAAAGCTTGAGGCAGGAGAATTAA
- a CDS encoding AAA family ATPase, protein MIVTVVSFKGGVGKTTTAIHLGGYLQGLGETLVVDGDSNRSALQWAASDRLPFAVADEMQAPKLLMSGKFQNVVIDTAARPSSDELASLAQGCDLLIIPCSPDALSMGAMMQMVEPLQGLKAEYRILLTIIPPKPNAAGAEARASLLGAGLPLFAGGIRRLNAFQRAALDGCLVKDVKGDSYAGIAWSCYTAIGKEILP, encoded by the coding sequence GTGATCGTAACAGTCGTCAGCTTTAAGGGTGGGGTGGGCAAAACCACAACCGCCATCCACCTGGGAGGGTACCTGCAAGGGTTGGGAGAAACGTTGGTAGTCGATGGAGACAGCAACCGCTCTGCTCTCCAGTGGGCAGCTAGCGATCGCCTTCCGTTTGCCGTAGCCGATGAGATGCAAGCGCCAAAGCTGCTCATGTCGGGCAAATTTCAAAACGTTGTTATAGACACAGCCGCTCGGCCATCGTCTGATGAGCTGGCCAGCCTTGCCCAGGGGTGTGATCTGCTGATCATTCCATGCAGTCCCGACGCCTTAAGTATGGGAGCCATGATGCAGATGGTGGAGCCACTGCAAGGACTCAAAGCAGAGTACAGGATACTGCTCACCATCATTCCACCTAAGCCCAACGCGGCTGGGGCAGAAGCTAGGGCCTCTTTGCTTGGTGCTGGGCTACCTCTATTTGCTGGAGGTATTCGCAGATTGAACGCTTTTCAAAGGGCGGCGCTCGATGGGTGCCTAGTTAAAGATGTGAAAGGCGATAGTTACGCGGGTATCGCTTGGAGCTGCTACACCGCCATCGGAAAGGAGATATTGCCGTGA
- a CDS encoding AI-2E family transporter: MQLGKWVGLLALGVSIYFLWEIRQVLLLLFAAVVIATVLNRVVRVLQRLRIKRGLAIAITIALLLLTVFGLFAIILPRFIDQLQNLSGLLPAALERLSTSYEWFQGRIPGMALGENQGVDRLLNEAQALIYSTFGNFFLILNSSINAVVNLFLVLAATVMLLVNPGSYRRTVIAAFPGFYRDRVNEILTKCEHSLVGWFQGTLAGMVSIGTLSYIGLLILGVPLPLVNAILAGLLEIIPNVGPIISAVPPILLALLDAPWKGFAVLILYFFIQQFESLALMPILMKRAVSLMPLFTLLSVVIFASLFGLLGLFLAVPLLIVVQIWLQEVLVKDVMDSWQAPRTLSRDQLHQQ, translated from the coding sequence ATGCAGCTAGGAAAATGGGTCGGCCTGCTGGCTTTGGGGGTCTCTATCTATTTTCTTTGGGAAATTCGTCAGGTGCTGCTGCTATTGTTTGCCGCAGTGGTGATAGCGACCGTGCTAAACCGGGTAGTGCGAGTCTTACAGCGGCTGCGGATTAAACGGGGACTTGCGATCGCAATCACCATTGCCCTGCTGCTGCTGACCGTCTTTGGCCTCTTTGCCATCATTCTGCCCCGATTTATTGACCAACTCCAAAATTTAAGTGGGCTACTGCCAGCGGCACTCGAACGCCTAAGTACCAGTTATGAATGGTTTCAGGGCCGCATTCCTGGCATGGCTCTAGGAGAAAACCAGGGGGTAGATCGCCTGCTAAATGAAGCTCAGGCGCTGATATACAGCACATTTGGCAATTTTTTCCTCATCCTCAACTCGTCGATCAACGCGGTAGTTAACCTATTTCTCGTGCTAGCGGCTACCGTCATGCTGCTAGTCAATCCTGGCTCCTACCGGCGCACCGTCATCGCCGCCTTTCCCGGCTTTTACCGCGATCGCGTAAACGAGATTTTAACCAAGTGCGAACATTCCCTGGTGGGCTGGTTTCAAGGCACCCTAGCAGGCATGGTTTCGATCGGTACCCTGAGCTACATTGGGCTGCTGATTTTGGGTGTACCTCTGCCCCTGGTCAACGCTATTCTCGCCGGGCTACTAGAGATTATTCCTAACGTCGGCCCCATTATTAGTGCTGTTCCACCGATACTATTAGCCCTGCTAGATGCTCCCTGGAAAGGGTTTGCCGTGCTGATCCTGTACTTCTTCATCCAGCAGTTTGAAAGCCTGGCTTTAATGCCCATACTCATGAAACGGGCTGTATCGCTTATGCCCCTGTTTACGCTGCTTTCGGTCGTCATATTTGCGTCATTGTTTGGGTTGCTGGGGCTATTTCTGGCAGTTCCACTGCTGATTGTGGTGCAAATTTGGCTGCAAGAAGTGCTGGTCAAGGATGTGATGGATTCTTGGCAAGCCCCCCGTACCCTAAGCCGAGATCAGCTGCACCAGCAATAG
- a CDS encoding HPP family protein, which translates to MSQDRKSLKPIKGANRALRRRLNLRGELALAIAPTAVVLSVLALVEALSQQRLLFASLASSAFLIYLDPQHGTNSVRTLLISQLMAAGLGFVTYTMVGPGYLSGGLAMVVTIVLMIVLDVVHPPAVATSLSFALRSGNQSNLLLFGLAVGITATLVMLENLSLWVLARHSR; encoded by the coding sequence ATGAGCCAAGACCGCAAAAGCCTGAAGCCCATTAAGGGTGCCAATCGCGCCCTGCGCCGACGGCTAAATCTGAGAGGAGAGTTGGCTCTAGCGATCGCCCCAACGGCGGTGGTCTTATCAGTTTTGGCCCTGGTCGAAGCGCTCAGCCAGCAGCGCCTGCTGTTTGCCTCCTTAGCCTCCAGCGCTTTTTTGATCTACCTTGACCCGCAGCACGGCACTAACTCGGTGCGCACGCTACTGATCTCGCAGCTGATGGCGGCGGGCCTGGGCTTCGTCACCTACACAATGGTAGGACCGGGCTACCTGTCCGGCGGCCTGGCGATGGTGGTCACCATCGTGCTGATGATTGTGCTGGATGTGGTTCACCCGCCTGCGGTGGCGACGTCGCTGAGCTTTGCGTTGCGATCGGGCAACCAGAGCAACCTGCTTTTGTTTGGCTTGGCGGTGGGCATTACCGCCACGCTGGTCATGCTCGAAAATCTGTCGCTGTGGGTGCTGGCCCGCCACAGTCGCTAA
- a CDS encoding DUF389 domain-containing protein, giving the protein MRQLLIQVPWGVGKTVLQKARACQGTNLAQWQTGGDTPRDMVLVHVSNQRVEPLIEALQDLPELEITLVPTGVMALHPPADQAAEQVTQVEERSPIEIFLAGLQSVGSWKGFLGYAAIAGVIVWIGLFTNTNYLLVAAMLIAPFAGPAMNTAIASARGDRHLMGRSVLRYFTALLVTIGVAALLSLVFRQQIATPSMIDNSQVSAVAVLLPLAAGAAGAVNLVQSERSSLVSGTATGMLVAASLAPPAGIVGMSTAIGRWDLVVNGVFLLLLQLSGINLSAAILFRTFGLSTKGARYQRGQRGVFPVALGVSAIAIAVLLTWQLSNSPSLERSSRAQRANAAVQQVVQQSDSAQLVESNVRFTRANIQGQNTLLCVVYVQRQPEAARSIEQIRTDLTQAIQAHLLAQDFNAMPLVNVIVLETPPEL; this is encoded by the coding sequence ATGCGCCAACTGTTGATTCAAGTGCCCTGGGGCGTCGGCAAAACCGTGCTGCAAAAGGCTCGAGCCTGTCAGGGTACTAACCTGGCCCAGTGGCAAACCGGGGGCGATACTCCCCGAGACATGGTGCTGGTGCATGTTTCTAATCAGCGGGTGGAGCCGCTAATAGAGGCGCTTCAGGATCTGCCGGAGCTAGAGATTACCTTGGTGCCCACCGGGGTAATGGCCCTGCATCCCCCAGCCGATCAGGCTGCGGAGCAGGTCACCCAGGTGGAGGAGCGCAGCCCGATCGAGATTTTTTTGGCCGGGTTGCAGAGCGTGGGTTCGTGGAAGGGGTTTTTGGGCTATGCCGCGATCGCAGGCGTCATTGTCTGGATTGGGCTGTTTACCAACACCAACTACCTGCTGGTAGCGGCGATGCTAATTGCCCCCTTTGCTGGGCCAGCCATGAATACAGCGATCGCCTCGGCTCGGGGCGATCGCCACCTGATGGGTCGCAGTGTGCTGCGCTACTTCACTGCCCTGCTGGTCACGATTGGGGTGGCAGCCCTGCTCAGCCTGGTGTTTCGGCAGCAGATTGCTACACCGTCGATGATCGATAACAGTCAGGTTTCTGCGGTGGCAGTGCTGCTGCCCCTGGCGGCGGGGGCAGCGGGGGCCGTCAACCTGGTGCAGTCGGAGCGCAGCAGTCTGGTTTCGGGCACAGCCACTGGCATGCTGGTGGCGGCCTCGCTGGCTCCCCCGGCGGGCATTGTCGGCATGTCGACGGCCATTGGCCGCTGGGATCTGGTCGTCAATGGGGTGTTTTTGCTGCTGCTCCAGCTCAGTGGCATCAACCTGTCGGCGGCGATCTTGTTCCGCACCTTTGGGCTATCGACTAAAGGGGCACGCTACCAGCGGGGCCAGCGCGGGGTGTTTCCGGTGGCGCTGGGGGTGAGTGCGATCGCGATCGCCGTCCTGCTCACCTGGCAGTTGTCAAACTCGCCCAGTTTAGAGCGCTCCAGTCGCGCCCAGCGGGCCAATGCCGCAGTGCAGCAGGTCGTACAGCAAAGTGATTCAGCTCAACTGGTTGAGTCCAATGTGCGTTTTACCAGAGCCAACATTCAGGGGCAAAATACCTTGCTGTGCGTGGTGTATGTTCAGCGCCAGCCAGAGGCGGCTCGATCGATTGAACAAATCCGCACTGATTTAACTCAAGCCATTCAAGCTCACCTGTTAGCACAAGATTTCAATGCGATGCCCCTGGTCAACGTGATTGTGCTGGAAACGCCCCCTGAACTATGA